The Prevotella melaninogenica genome has a segment encoding these proteins:
- a CDS encoding histidine-type phosphatase: MRKLNSLLLLLILTIICPALAQAQLQRSEAFKGKYKLKEVVILSRHNIRSPLSTNGSALSKMTPHEWTNWSSAASELTLRGGVLETEMGQFFRKWTIETGLFKDNYVPTIDEVNVYANSMQRCIATAQYFSGGFMPVANLRVNHRYVPSKMDPIFFPRLTKSTEAFRTEAMKQINAMGGKEGLVGINKGLKESYDLIAKVLDMKQSEYYKKGEIKDFVNNDTQITLELNQEPGMKGSLKNANSASDAFILQYYEEPDGMKAAFGHKLTTEDWTKIAKVKDVYGDVLFTAPIVAVNVAHPLLQYMYDELNDKDRKFTFLCGHDSNIASVDAALGVEEYSLPNSIEKKTPIGSKLVLEKWVDAAGKTYIAVNLVYQSTDQLKQMSLLDLQHAPQVFSLRLKGLNQNTDSLYTFEDVNARFLQAIRAYDDIK; encoded by the coding sequence ATGAGAAAACTTAATTCACTCTTACTCCTTTTAATACTGACAATCATTTGTCCAGCATTAGCACAGGCACAGCTTCAGCGTTCTGAGGCGTTCAAAGGAAAATACAAACTAAAGGAAGTAGTCATTCTCTCTCGTCATAACATCCGCTCACCACTATCAACCAATGGTTCTGCACTGAGCAAGATGACTCCACACGAGTGGACAAATTGGTCATCTGCTGCCAGCGAACTGACACTCAGAGGTGGTGTACTTGAAACCGAGATGGGACAGTTCTTCCGCAAATGGACTATCGAAACGGGATTGTTTAAGGACAATTATGTTCCAACAATTGACGAAGTAAATGTCTATGCCAACTCTATGCAGCGCTGTATCGCTACTGCACAATATTTCTCTGGTGGCTTCATGCCAGTGGCTAACCTACGTGTGAACCACCGCTATGTACCATCTAAGATGGACCCAATCTTCTTCCCTCGTCTCACAAAGAGCACTGAGGCTTTCCGCACTGAGGCTATGAAGCAAATCAATGCTATGGGTGGTAAGGAAGGACTCGTTGGTATCAACAAAGGTCTGAAGGAGAGCTACGACCTCATTGCTAAGGTCTTAGACATGAAGCAAAGTGAGTATTATAAGAAAGGAGAAATAAAAGACTTCGTTAATAACGATACACAGATTACGCTTGAACTCAACCAAGAACCAGGAATGAAGGGTTCGCTGAAGAATGCTAACTCAGCTTCTGACGCCTTTATCCTCCAGTATTATGAGGAGCCAGATGGTATGAAAGCTGCCTTTGGTCATAAACTCACAACTGAGGATTGGACAAAGATTGCTAAGGTTAAAGACGTGTATGGCGACGTACTTTTCACTGCTCCTATCGTTGCTGTTAACGTGGCTCACCCACTTTTGCAGTATATGTACGACGAACTGAATGACAAAGATCGTAAGTTTACCTTCCTTTGTGGTCACGACTCAAACATCGCAAGTGTTGACGCTGCCCTTGGCGTTGAGGAGTATTCACTTCCTAACTCTATCGAGAAGAAAACTCCTATCGGTTCTAAACTTGTTTTAGAGAAGTGGGTCGACGCTGCAGGTAAAACTTATATAGCCGTAAACCTTGTTTATCAGAGTACAGACCAGCTTAAGCAGATGTCCCTACTCGACCTGCAGCATGCTCCACAGGTATTCTCTTTAAGACTGAAGGGTCTCAATCAGAATACTGACAGTCTTTATACTTTCGAAGATGTCAATGCACGTTTCCTTCAGGCAATTCGTGCATATGATGATATTAAGTAA
- a CDS encoding flavin reductase family protein, protein MKEVSYKDLKFNPFNLLGKEWMLLSAGNDQDGCNTMTISWGHIGCMWGHNDPTVVAYIRASRYTKTFVDKEDYFTLCVMDASFKKQMAYLGSVSGRDENKIEKAGLTKVFADNSVYFKEAKLVLVCKKEYAADLKESGFIDKEVFEQAYPNGDLHTMYVGKIEKILVRDDEYLG, encoded by the coding sequence ATGAAGGAAGTTAGTTACAAAGATTTAAAGTTCAATCCGTTCAACCTTTTAGGAAAGGAATGGATGTTGTTATCTGCTGGTAATGATCAGGATGGATGTAATACGATGACAATCAGTTGGGGACATATTGGCTGTATGTGGGGACATAACGACCCAACAGTTGTAGCCTATATACGTGCCAGTCGCTATACAAAGACCTTTGTAGACAAGGAAGATTACTTTACGCTTTGCGTGATGGACGCCTCTTTTAAGAAACAAATGGCTTATCTTGGTTCTGTTTCAGGACGTGATGAGAATAAGATAGAGAAGGCTGGATTGACAAAGGTTTTTGCTGATAATAGTGTTTATTTTAAGGAGGCTAAGTTAGTGCTTGTTTGTAAGAAAGAGTATGCTGCAGACCTAAAGGAAAGTGGTTTTATTGATAAGGAGGTTTTTGAACAGGCTTATCCTAATGGCGATCTTCATACGATGTATGTTGGTAAGATTGAAAAGATACTCGTTCGTGACGATGAGTATCTTGGTTAG
- a CDS encoding Fur family transcriptional regulator, protein MDSVYNKLIALGIRPSIQRVAIMKYLATHHTHPTVEEVFLALKKQLPTVSRTTVYNTLRMLSEHGAASMITIDDHRVCYDGVTEPHAHFFCKRCEKVYDFEAMEMPRYTGEIGKGFRIDDTQLYYKGICPHCLEAMNEKEELN, encoded by the coding sequence GTGGATTCAGTATATAACAAATTAATAGCATTAGGAATTCGCCCATCTATACAGCGTGTAGCAATCATGAAGTATCTCGCTACTCACCACACCCACCCTACAGTGGAGGAGGTTTTCCTTGCATTGAAGAAGCAACTTCCAACGGTGAGCCGTACAACCGTTTATAACACATTGAGAATGTTGTCAGAGCACGGAGCTGCATCAATGATTACCATTGATGACCACCGCGTATGCTACGATGGCGTTACCGAGCCACATGCACACTTCTTCTGCAAGCGTTGTGAGAAGGTTTATGACTTTGAGGCAATGGAAATGCCACGCTATACTGGCGAAATTGGTAAGGGCTTTAGAATTGATGACACACAGCTTTACTATAAAGGTATCTGTCCTCACTGCCTTGAGGCAATGAACGAGAAAGAGGAACTGAACTAA
- a CDS encoding adhesin gives MSRKSGVFLMLVLTVLLSSISINVKAQGQDANFQWVGNDISTVIANSNADMNKVYLYNVGTGKYLNVGDVWGTAINAYNVGLSVKLNSVGTDTYTIQGALTTTDGNYLGFPYVKSDENNADKQSSWDRIFCDRNTANANVNWIIKKASSYSATNKTYTLCCDNSTVPTGYVQPEIVKGERYLVVKSGVSSSNRILYDYPTTNPSTVGNTNGEWKLVTLDDLKKAFKGQFASAEAPADATFLMSDPDFVRSHSGITNWTVTGFQSAEEKDNSNKNIYAFDVKAPNTYYVGVGQFNGWPDKYTRVYGSYWNASIRNLGNNTNANGTVSQKVTTLKKGWYKVSCDGFFSPGTGSGMKASLFANVDGITDGRSNVSAMLNVFGNEFTCDQTDLTKIYKTPDANAGTESPYVKAAKLFETGSYNNSILVYVPADGAKLNVGIKVEDSYRPLDWTVFDNFQLKYCGDNDMILDEDQTSLNYLNMQGLSTTNAYTLILKRKLTPGQWASITLPVNLTAAQFKTAFGDQAKLSTFVGQDAVKTLRLKFKSVDLSNDNDVVLKANTLYIMKTTRAATVATGSYEKTLSDNSKLTISAPYYTINNVVPVNLTPSETFKEATKASSTVNGTVQFCGSFVSKTGFIPAKSYVIGAKDGKWYYTNKALNVMGFRSWIEVNSSTPAKALSIFVDDEDVTRTVTGIEGIRVAADGNAVKTPVYNLQGQKVAENDSQLNILPAGVYIVNNKKVFVK, from the coding sequence ATGAGTAGAAAATCAGGAGTGTTTTTAATGCTTGTTCTGACAGTTCTGTTGTCTTCCATTTCTATAAATGTAAAGGCACAAGGTCAGGATGCTAATTTCCAGTGGGTTGGTAATGATATCTCAACGGTCATTGCTAATTCAAATGCAGATATGAACAAAGTTTATTTGTACAATGTTGGTACTGGTAAGTATTTGAACGTAGGTGATGTTTGGGGTACCGCTATTAATGCTTACAATGTTGGTTTGTCGGTGAAGTTGAATAGTGTAGGAACTGATACCTATACTATTCAGGGTGCGTTGACAACTACAGATGGAAACTATTTGGGTTTCCCTTATGTTAAATCTGATGAAAATAATGCTGACAAGCAGTCAAGTTGGGATCGTATCTTCTGTGACCGTAATACTGCTAATGCGAATGTAAACTGGATTATCAAAAAGGCAAGTAGTTATAGTGCAACAAATAAGACTTATACACTGTGCTGTGATAATAGTACTGTTCCAACTGGGTATGTACAGCCTGAAATTGTAAAGGGTGAGCGTTATCTTGTTGTAAAGTCAGGTGTTTCAAGCTCTAATCGTATTTTGTATGACTATCCTACAACAAATCCTTCAACTGTTGGTAATACAAATGGCGAGTGGAAACTTGTAACACTCGATGATTTGAAAAAAGCCTTTAAAGGTCAGTTTGCTTCTGCTGAGGCGCCTGCTGATGCAACCTTCTTGATGTCTGATCCTGACTTTGTTAGAAGTCATAGTGGTATTACTAACTGGACGGTAACAGGTTTTCAGTCAGCAGAAGAAAAGGATAATTCTAATAAGAATATTTATGCTTTTGATGTGAAGGCTCCAAATACCTATTATGTTGGTGTGGGTCAATTTAATGGTTGGCCAGACAAGTATACAAGAGTTTATGGTAGCTACTGGAATGCTTCTATAAGAAATCTTGGTAATAATACGAATGCAAATGGTACTGTCAGTCAGAAAGTAACTACTCTTAAGAAGGGTTGGTATAAGGTTTCATGTGATGGTTTCTTTAGCCCTGGTACAGGAAGCGGTATGAAAGCAAGTCTGTTTGCTAATGTTGATGGCATAACAGATGGTCGTTCAAATGTTTCTGCTATGTTAAATGTTTTTGGTAATGAATTTACATGTGACCAAACTGACTTGACAAAGATCTATAAAACACCTGATGCTAATGCAGGAACAGAAAGTCCATACGTGAAGGCAGCTAAGCTTTTTGAGACTGGCAGCTATAATAACTCTATCCTTGTTTATGTACCAGCTGATGGTGCTAAGTTAAATGTTGGTATTAAGGTTGAGGATTCTTATAGGCCACTTGACTGGACTGTTTTCGACAACTTCCAGTTGAAGTATTGTGGTGATAATGATATGATTTTGGATGAGGATCAGACTTCTCTTAATTATTTGAATATGCAAGGATTGTCTACAACGAATGCTTACACGCTTATCCTCAAGCGTAAGCTTACTCCAGGTCAGTGGGCATCTATCACTCTTCCTGTAAATCTTACTGCTGCTCAGTTTAAGACAGCTTTCGGTGATCAGGCTAAGTTGTCTACTTTCGTTGGTCAAGATGCTGTAAAGACTCTTCGTCTTAAATTTAAGTCAGTAGATCTCTCTAATGATAATGATGTTGTTTTGAAGGCAAATACGCTTTACATCATGAAGACCACACGTGCTGCAACAGTAGCAACTGGCTCTTATGAGAAAACGTTGTCAGATAATAGTAAGCTAACTATCTCAGCACCTTATTATACAATCAATAACGTAGTACCTGTTAATCTCACTCCTTCTGAGACATTCAAGGAGGCAACAAAGGCTTCGTCTACAGTGAATGGAACTGTTCAGTTCTGTGGCTCATTTGTTAGTAAAACTGGCTTTATTCCAGCTAAGTCTTATGTTATTGGTGCAAAAGACGGAAAGTGGTATTACACAAACAAAGCTCTTAATGTTATGGGCTTCAGAAGCTGGATAGAAGTTAACAGCAGTACTCCTGCAAAGGCTCTCTCAATCTTTGTTGATGATGAGGATGTAACTAGAACCGTGACTGGTATTGAAGGTATTAGAGTTGCTGCAGATGGCAACGCTGTTAAGACTCCTGTATACAACCTCCAAGGACAGAAAGTGGCTGAGAATGATTCTCAGTTGAACATTTTGCCAGCTGGTGTTTATATTGTAAATAACAAAAAGGTATTCGTTAAGTAA
- the ileS gene encoding isoleucine--tRNA ligase: MAKKFAEHKGLDLVSTNQEVLKEWEKKDIFHKSIDEREGDPQFIFFEGPPSANGHPGIHHVLARAIKDTFNRYKTMQGFQVHRKAGWDTHGLPVELGVEKELGITKKDIDNHASDKYISTEEYNHKCRENVMKFTAEWKQLTEEMGYFVDMEHPYITYDNKYIETLWWLLKQLYNKGLLYKGYTIQPYSPGAGTGLSSHELNQPGCYRDVKDTTVTAQFAIPTEDWKALAEKANLPKETWGKPCFVAWTTTPWTLPSNVALCVGPKIEYVIVETYNPYDAEKLTLVMAASRVAAYLKSEGEITDGGELPAYDRGDKYVPYRIVGRVMGTELEGLHYQQLMPWVKPVEQTGDFAPKFVNDYAAAHPEKVFTSEDGRDKFVEMESEAFRIILGDYVTTDDGTGIVHIAPTFGADDAKVAKDANIPALYLISKKGQTRPMVDLQGKYFTIDELDQNFVKACVNEKAYGHHAGDYVKNSYDPRFNPDGVWDKKASEKEEDLNIIICMEMKQEGTAFNIQKHVHNYPHCWRTDKPILYYPLDSWFIKDTAKKERMVELNKTIRWQPESTGTGRFGNWLENLNDWNLSRSRFWGTPLPIWRDENRGEKCIGSVEELYKEIEKSVAAGIMEKNPLKEAGFVVGDFSQENYDKIDLHRPYVDDIVLVNDEGKPMHRESDLIDVWFDSGSMPYAQLHYPFEGEINAEGLKATGKTEAEYRDQLVHSCYEGIAVPPAFFPADFINEGVDQTRGWFFTLHAIATMVFDSVAFKNVISTGLVLDAKGNKMSKHVGNVTNPFEMMNKYGADPVRFYMMTNSEPWDNLKFDPEGVDECRRKFFGTLYNTYSFFALYANVDGYDATTCEAVKADAPEIDRWIISKLNSLIKGVTAELEDFDPTRAGRLIDSFVNNDLSNWYVRLNRKRFWGKEMSADKKSAYDTLYTCLMTVARLLAPFAPFYADQLYSDLGGNSESIHLDRWPVAEESVIDADLEARMDMAQRITSMVLALRRKVNIKVRQPLAQIMVPAIDATQKKHIEAVADLIKHEVNVKDLTFVEGQGILVKKVKCNFRVMGKKFGKLMKQVAARMDALSQEEIAALEAAGEFNFELEGQPIKVEAADVEIISEDIPGWLVSNEGNLTVALEVELTEELRREGMARELINRIQNLRKETGLEITDRISVVIEPQAEAAAAVESFGELIKTQVLANDITLAENNGANVEFDEFNLHIEIKKN; encoded by the coding sequence ATGGCAAAGAAATTCGCCGAGCACAAGGGACTTGACCTTGTTAGCACAAATCAGGAAGTATTGAAAGAGTGGGAGAAGAAAGATATCTTCCACAAGAGTATTGATGAACGTGAGGGCGACCCACAGTTCATCTTCTTCGAGGGACCTCCATCAGCTAATGGACATCCTGGTATTCACCACGTATTGGCACGCGCAATTAAGGATACTTTCAACCGCTACAAGACAATGCAAGGTTTCCAAGTGCACCGCAAGGCGGGTTGGGATACTCATGGATTGCCTGTAGAGTTGGGTGTAGAAAAAGAGTTGGGTATCACGAAGAAAGATATCGACAACCACGCATCCGACAAATATATCTCAACAGAGGAATACAACCATAAGTGTCGTGAGAATGTAATGAAGTTTACTGCTGAGTGGAAGCAGTTGACAGAGGAGATGGGCTATTTCGTTGATATGGAGCATCCGTACATTACTTACGATAACAAATATATTGAGACACTGTGGTGGCTTCTCAAGCAACTCTATAACAAGGGTTTGCTGTATAAGGGCTATACCATTCAGCCTTATTCACCAGGTGCAGGTACGGGTTTGTCAAGTCATGAGTTGAACCAGCCTGGTTGCTATCGTGATGTAAAGGATACTACCGTCACAGCACAGTTTGCTATCCCTACAGAGGACTGGAAAGCATTGGCAGAAAAGGCTAATTTACCTAAGGAGACATGGGGTAAGCCTTGCTTTGTTGCATGGACAACCACACCTTGGACTTTGCCTTCAAATGTTGCACTTTGTGTTGGTCCAAAGATTGAATACGTTATTGTTGAGACCTATAACCCATACGATGCCGAGAAGTTGACACTCGTTATGGCTGCAAGTCGTGTAGCTGCCTATCTGAAGTCAGAAGGTGAGATTACCGATGGTGGCGAATTACCAGCCTACGATCGTGGTGACAAGTATGTTCCTTATCGTATCGTAGGTCGTGTGATGGGTACAGAACTTGAAGGCTTACACTATCAGCAGTTGATGCCTTGGGTAAAGCCTGTTGAGCAGACAGGTGACTTTGCACCAAAGTTTGTGAACGACTATGCTGCAGCTCACCCTGAGAAGGTGTTTACAAGCGAAGATGGTCGTGATAAGTTTGTGGAGATGGAGAGCGAGGCTTTCCGTATCATCCTTGGTGATTACGTCACTACAGATGATGGTACAGGTATTGTACACATTGCTCCTACCTTCGGTGCGGACGATGCTAAGGTGGCAAAGGATGCTAACATCCCTGCTCTCTATCTGATTTCAAAGAAGGGACAGACTCGTCCTATGGTTGACCTGCAGGGTAAATACTTTACTATCGACGAGTTGGACCAGAACTTCGTTAAGGCTTGTGTAAACGAGAAAGCATATGGTCACCACGCAGGCGACTATGTAAAGAACTCATACGACCCACGTTTCAACCCTGATGGCGTATGGGATAAGAAGGCTTCAGAGAAGGAAGAAGACCTGAACATCATTATCTGTATGGAGATGAAGCAGGAAGGTACAGCTTTCAATATTCAGAAGCACGTACACAACTATCCTCACTGCTGGCGTACAGACAAGCCTATCCTCTACTACCCTCTCGATAGCTGGTTCATCAAGGACACTGCTAAGAAGGAGCGTATGGTAGAGCTGAACAAGACTATCCGTTGGCAACCAGAATCAACAGGTACTGGTCGATTCGGCAACTGGCTTGAGAACTTGAATGACTGGAACCTCAGCCGTTCACGTTTCTGGGGAACCCCATTGCCTATCTGGCGTGATGAAAACCGTGGTGAGAAGTGTATTGGTTCTGTAGAGGAACTTTACAAAGAGATTGAAAAGTCTGTTGCTGCGGGTATCATGGAGAAGAATCCACTGAAAGAGGCGGGCTTCGTTGTTGGTGATTTCAGCCAAGAGAACTATGATAAGATTGATCTTCACCGTCCATACGTTGACGATATCGTCCTCGTAAATGATGAAGGAAAGCCAATGCATCGCGAATCAGACCTTATTGACGTTTGGTTTGATAGTGGTTCTATGCCATATGCGCAGCTCCATTATCCATTTGAGGGTGAGATTAATGCTGAAGGCTTGAAGGCTACGGGTAAGACTGAGGCTGAATATCGTGACCAGTTGGTACACTCATGCTATGAGGGTATAGCTGTTCCACCAGCATTCTTCCCTGCAGACTTCATTAACGAGGGTGTTGACCAGACTCGTGGTTGGTTCTTCACACTCCACGCAATAGCAACAATGGTGTTTGACTCAGTTGCCTTTAAGAACGTGATTTCAACAGGTCTTGTGCTCGATGCAAAGGGTAACAAAATGAGTAAGCACGTGGGTAACGTTACCAACCCATTTGAGATGATGAATAAGTATGGTGCTGACCCTGTACGTTTCTACATGATGACGAACAGTGAACCATGGGATAACTTGAAGTTCGACCCAGAAGGTGTTGACGAGTGTCGCCGTAAGTTCTTCGGTACCTTATATAATACATATAGCTTCTTCGCACTTTATGCAAATGTTGATGGCTATGATGCTACAACATGTGAGGCTGTGAAGGCAGATGCACCAGAGATTGACCGTTGGATTATCTCTAAACTCAACTCTCTCATCAAGGGTGTGACTGCTGAGTTAGAGGACTTCGACCCAACACGTGCAGGCCGTCTGATTGACTCATTCGTGAACAACGACCTCAGTAACTGGTACGTTCGTTTGAACCGTAAACGTTTCTGGGGTAAGGAAATGAGTGCTGACAAGAAGAGTGCATACGACACATTGTACACTTGTTTGATGACCGTTGCACGTCTGTTGGCTCCATTTGCTCCATTCTATGCTGACCAACTCTATTCAGACTTAGGTGGTAACTCGGAAAGCATCCACTTGGATCGCTGGCCAGTAGCAGAAGAGTCTGTTATTGATGCTGACCTTGAGGCACGCATGGATATGGCACAGCGCATCACATCAATGGTTCTCGCGCTGCGTCGTAAGGTGAATATTAAGGTACGCCAGCCATTAGCACAGATTATGGTTCCTGCAATCGATGCAACTCAGAAGAAACACATCGAAGCTGTTGCAGACCTTATCAAGCACGAGGTGAACGTTAAAGACCTTACTTTCGTTGAGGGTCAGGGCATCCTTGTTAAGAAAGTAAAGTGTAACTTCCGTGTCATGGGTAAGAAGTTCGGCAAGCTGATGAAGCAGGTGGCAGCCCGTATGGATGCTCTTTCACAGGAAGAGATTGCTGCATTGGAAGCTGCAGGCGAATTCAACTTCGAGTTAGAAGGACAGCCAATCAAGGTAGAGGCTGCAGATGTAGAAATCATCTCAGAAGATATCCCAGGCTGGTTGGTAAGCAACGAGGGTAACTTGACCGTTGCACTTGAGGTTGAACTGACAGAAGAACTCCGTCGTGAGGGTATGGCACGTGAGTTAATCAATCGTATCCAGAACCTCCGTAAGGAGACTGGTCTTGAGATTACTGACCGCATCTCTGTCGTTATTGAGCCACAAGCAGAGGCTGCAGCAGCTGTAGAGTCATTCGGCGAACTGATTAAAACACAGGTTCTCGCTAATGACATTACACTTGCAGAGAACAATGGAGCAAATGTTGAGTTTGATGAATTCAACCTCCATATAGAAATCAAAAAGAACTAA
- a CDS encoding TraR/DksA family transcriptional regulator, producing METKKRYTDEELEEFRTIVNDKLAIAKSDYDETMKILMNKNTNDVNDTSPTYKALEEGSSNQTKEELVQMAQRQQKFIQALQAALVRINNKTYGIDRITGELIPKERLRIVPHATLSVASKMANKNH from the coding sequence ATGGAAACTAAGAAGCGTTATACCGATGAGGAACTCGAGGAGTTCCGCACGATAGTAAATGACAAGTTGGCGATAGCCAAATCTGACTACGACGAGACGATGAAGATTCTGATGAACAAGAATACAAACGATGTTAATGACACATCACCAACGTATAAAGCGTTGGAAGAAGGCAGTTCAAACCAGACTAAGGAAGAACTGGTACAGATGGCACAACGTCAGCAGAAGTTTATCCAAGCCCTCCAGGCTGCACTTGTCAGAATCAACAATAAGACTTACGGCATTGACCGTATCACTGGAGAGCTTATTCCAAAGGAGAGACTGCGCATAGTACCACATGCAACACTGAGCGTAGCATCCAAGATGGCAAATAAAAATCACTAA
- a CDS encoding lipoprotein signal peptidase — protein MSKQKKQSLIATLLIILLIVIDQIIKVVVKLNMNLGESIHIFDWFQIQFIENNGMAWGMELGSKLFLSIFRIVAIGFLIWYISNRIKHGARMAYIVVLSMITAGAAGNIFDSLFYGQLFTASTPYYIEGATPATLVSWGEGYAPVLMGKVVDMFYFPLFHGTFPDWFPLWGGESFTFFSPIFNFADSCISVGVITIILAFRKDFNGWVPAKDKKVADKENITDNQ, from the coding sequence ATGAGTAAACAGAAAAAACAAAGCTTGATAGCCACCTTGCTAATTATTCTATTGATTGTGATAGACCAGATTATCAAGGTTGTTGTCAAGCTTAATATGAATTTAGGCGAATCTATCCATATCTTCGATTGGTTCCAAATACAATTTATCGAGAACAATGGTATGGCATGGGGTATGGAATTAGGAAGCAAACTCTTCCTTAGCATCTTCCGTATCGTTGCTATTGGCTTCCTTATTTGGTACATTTCTAATCGTATCAAACACGGAGCAAGAATGGCTTATATCGTTGTCTTGTCTATGATAACTGCGGGTGCTGCGGGTAATATCTTTGATTCTCTCTTCTATGGTCAGCTCTTTACTGCCTCTACACCCTATTACATAGAAGGAGCCACACCAGCTACCCTCGTTTCGTGGGGAGAAGGCTATGCGCCTGTACTGATGGGTAAGGTGGTAGATATGTTCTATTTCCCACTCTTCCACGGCACATTCCCAGACTGGTTCCCACTCTGGGGTGGTGAGTCGTTCACCTTCTTCTCACCAATATTCAACTTTGCAGACTCCTGCATCTCTGTGGGTGTCATCACGATTATCCTTGCTTTTCGAAAGGATTTCAATGGTTGGGTACCAGCTAAAGACAAGAAGGTTGCTGATAAAGAAAACATTACTGATAATCAGTAG
- a CDS encoding DUF4296 domain-containing protein, with protein sequence MRSKYLVRFFATLCWLLLAFFVVSCKPSIPSEYIQPSEMEDMLYDYHLSMAIANREGYTDVRQQAFKLAVMKKYDVSEEKFDKSLQYYMRHTEKLHDIYVELSKRLESEARAQGASESELAQYGDITSKGDTTDIWRGNRTLILSPYAPVDRESFEMKADTAFHKGDRLLLSFDSQFIIQDGMRDAIIMMAVTYSNDSIVTQYQHITSDSYNTMTIDAGDSLRIKNIRGYFLMLKGQQPTTTFKMLILNNIHLVRMHVRKQEITQPTDSLKESDPIRTIGGEPVSPPTDPNQPAGPPTRTPADAMKERGIPTKPDKL encoded by the coding sequence ATGAGAAGTAAATATCTGGTTCGTTTCTTCGCCACTCTTTGTTGGTTACTGCTTGCATTCTTCGTTGTAAGCTGTAAACCTTCTATCCCTTCTGAGTATATCCAACCTTCAGAGATGGAGGATATGCTCTACGATTACCACCTCTCCATGGCAATAGCCAATCGTGAAGGCTATACAGATGTCAGGCAACAAGCTTTTAAACTCGCTGTGATGAAGAAGTATGACGTATCGGAAGAGAAGTTCGACAAGTCTCTTCAATACTACATGCGACATACCGAGAAGCTACATGACATCTATGTTGAACTCAGCAAACGACTGGAAAGTGAGGCGCGTGCACAGGGTGCATCAGAGAGTGAGTTGGCTCAGTATGGTGATATTACTTCAAAGGGAGATACTACCGACATCTGGCGTGGTAACCGTACATTAATACTCTCTCCATATGCTCCAGTAGACCGTGAGTCCTTTGAAATGAAAGCAGACACAGCCTTCCACAAGGGCGACCGACTCCTCTTGAGTTTCGATTCACAGTTTATCATTCAAGATGGTATGCGTGATGCGATTATCATGATGGCTGTTACTTATTCAAATGATAGTATCGTCACACAATACCAGCATATTACGTCAGACTCCTACAACACGATGACGATTGATGCTGGGGATTCTTTGCGCATCAAGAACATTCGTGGCTACTTCCTAATGTTGAAGGGACAACAGCCTACGACTACTTTCAAGATGCTTATCCTCAATAACATCCATCTTGTTCGTATGCATGTTCGAAAACAGGAGATAACACAACCAACTGATTCTTTGAAAGAGTCCGACCCAATCAGAACAATTGGTGGTGAACCTGTCAGTCCTCCAACAGACCCTAATCAGCCTGCAGGACCACCGACAAGAACACCTGCTGACGCAATGAAGGAACGAGGAATACCTACCAAGCCCGATAAGTTATGA